One stretch of Trichocoleus desertorum ATA4-8-CV12 DNA includes these proteins:
- a CDS encoding RAMP superfamily protein yields MSNADDVPMMFRASVSGRCQLQYIDGNRNRDTESDIERWVSEWTIAELPSQPPTLSQHQSDDTCFSFQTIPYCITWRFVSNSGADPTIILPVIGARGFPYYPGSSMKGAFRQACNKIFPDRVVYYCGDRDSISPGILRFHGGYPTSNTWKNNLIDLAHPQQGWQVKNLDTRQKDGGAFVQISLHQPELKFGISSAIDLIGAEWQDIWQVWRVALSNGIGCRVSAGYGKSTERAESPLYKVTLNGQGVASTLLDSTPEFRPNIFRAALRGHALRIFGGLSDEDTAESLVKQLFGGIHNGTDWGLLSIGFRETKPFRWEKYGRYEMPYYEVKGELSWLLTQSVEDEKEKALKSLVNHLMQFSMLLGGFGRSWRRVDHRKFYPDEQYEKLIGCHWTWQKSLFLSNDPDDQLQAVGQVIDRVLNVAQSWMQRCQLELVHDHPAKWREAWCRDRAQVWGRVADDEGDSLAIKWFHQGYDEVLRGRKFVPTKQLKGTAVAGFTGNQDNPTRIGRLWHRMYPVTERIVRADGRQGFRQADQYLELLTFFPDTKGEDSKQLTEYLNRPKSPFTRLW; encoded by the coding sequence ATGTCAAATGCAGATGATGTACCAATGATGTTCCGTGCTTCTGTGAGCGGACGTTGTCAACTTCAATATATCGATGGTAATCGTAATCGCGACACTGAAAGCGACATTGAACGCTGGGTGTCGGAATGGACAATAGCAGAACTACCTTCTCAGCCACCCACTTTAAGCCAGCACCAGTCAGACGATACTTGTTTCTCGTTTCAGACTATTCCCTATTGCATTACATGGCGATTTGTCTCCAATAGCGGGGCTGATCCAACGATTATTCTGCCTGTGATCGGCGCTAGAGGGTTTCCTTACTATCCTGGCAGCAGCATGAAAGGGGCATTCCGACAAGCATGTAATAAAATTTTTCCCGATCGTGTTGTCTATTACTGTGGTGATCGAGACAGCATATCTCCTGGCATTTTGCGTTTCCATGGAGGATATCCTACCAGCAATACTTGGAAGAACAATTTAATTGACTTGGCTCATCCACAGCAAGGGTGGCAGGTTAAGAATTTAGATACTCGTCAGAAAGATGGGGGGGCATTCGTTCAAATTTCTTTGCATCAACCAGAGCTGAAATTTGGTATTTCTAGTGCAATTGACTTAATAGGAGCCGAGTGGCAGGACATTTGGCAAGTTTGGAGAGTGGCCCTCTCAAACGGGATTGGCTGTCGTGTATCCGCTGGGTATGGCAAGTCAACAGAGCGGGCTGAATCGCCTCTTTACAAGGTAACTCTCAACGGACAGGGAGTAGCATCTACGCTGTTAGACAGTACGCCAGAATTTCGTCCCAATATTTTTCGAGCGGCATTAAGAGGTCATGCACTCAGGATTTTTGGAGGGTTGAGTGATGAGGACACGGCTGAATCCTTGGTAAAACAACTATTTGGAGGAATTCATAACGGAACAGATTGGGGGTTGCTAAGTATAGGATTTCGGGAAACTAAACCTTTTAGGTGGGAAAAGTATGGCCGATATGAAATGCCATATTACGAAGTCAAGGGAGAATTGTCTTGGCTACTGACGCAATCTGTTGAAGATGAGAAGGAAAAAGCGTTAAAGAGTCTTGTCAACCACCTAATGCAGTTTTCGATGTTATTAGGTGGATTCGGCAGGAGCTGGAGACGAGTTGATCACCGCAAGTTTTATCCTGACGAACAATATGAGAAGCTGATTGGCTGTCATTGGACATGGCAGAAATCTCTTTTTTTAAGTAATGATCCAGATGATCAACTACAGGCAGTTGGACAGGTAATCGATCGTGTTCTAAATGTTGCACAGAGCTGGATGCAACGATGTCAGTTAGAGCTAGTTCACGATCATCCAGCTAAATGGCGTGAAGCATGGTGCCGCGATCGCGCACAAGTTTGGGGGAGGGTAGCAGATGACGAGGGGGATAGCCTCGCCATAAAGTGGTTTCATCAAGGTTATGATGAGGTGCTCCGGGGGAGAAAGTTTGTTCCCACAAAGCAGCTTAAGGGAACGGCTGTAGCAGGATTTACTGGAAATCAAGATAATCCGACTCGGATTGGAAGGTTATGGCATCGAATGTATCCTGTAACAGAAAGAATAGTGAGAGCCGATGGTAGACAAGGTTTCAGACAAGCGGATCAATACCTTGAACTACTAACATTTTTTCCAGATACCAAAGGTGAGGATTCTAAGCAGTTGACTGAATATCTTAACCGTCCAAAAAGCCCTTTTACTCGTCTTTGGTGA
- a CDS encoding DUF3987 domain-containing protein produces MLSDIHSSKNAKPTPQQLLGFLKAIPGDWALVAVGDNKAPIGKNWQNTPLTKQDFEVAAQSGQFKRLAVERRDSTIFHPPVSWVCAIGVLCGTASGGLVFVDHDGSSCDDLIQKLSGQSLELALPKTVSVTSGREGRHQSIYRIPERFWGAIATKKIRTGVIGEDGKADQLELRWDGCQSVVSGHHPITGAYRWRLGLSPEECGVAEAPNWIIEQMIEEQPSQLKLQYGNRLQSSIERDRALSFLAAIPPTEDYGRWIEVGMALHYVSEDLLEVWDDWSQGAANYQADACAKHWRSFKKNGGVGLGTLGLLAKQNGWRSPSSKNEGDRQIHTLAGRDKINQQPPLPSEDSENLEELAEEVQSLVKIVEEAAPVQSLLSPLLTTPLQHRANQFNIPLECFIGILLPVAASLLRIDTCLEIDPNTDFRPPPILWVGLVGPSGSTKSPIYNTLLNPLEKLQTDADIAYQTAFTQYKEELAQWEKNPKDERGDAPKEPAQREYYLQDVTLEAVAACLGKQPGKGTIVAADELTSVLAGFNQYRARGQGNDRQKWLSMYDGKPFKVNRKTESRISVPRTSVSLAGTIQPDVLQKYMGTSEEGDGYWSRYLWVPLSLTKMPPPGEGSNYNLFGLLQSIYRALENLPSKTYQLDHKGHQIWRAWHCLCEDQKVSEPNSVLRAIYPKAKERAARIALIAHCVNAVAEDRLPGPIVSSETLEAAIAFTKWSIGQARLIYADSGITLHYQSPEIVRFIERFKRNGWISARQVTHWSSGRKKLKADAARAFMGQVVNLGYAIDNGEKGKAYRICIKNSDINAGNNETVIPYMTGGEAGNKAANKLVTNKSASLESHLNMVSGYSNTVYTAPINLRDEQLPEVTSVVTPSESSLNKEVEGFCYQVTGVTFNVGDRVVLSGEGNQRPPDELKAVWIVRKIEEQGVTIYDDVLGRRLFPIEWLLLYQSSAK; encoded by the coding sequence ATGTTATCTGACATCCATTCTAGCAAAAATGCTAAACCAACACCTCAACAACTTCTTGGCTTTTTGAAAGCTATTCCTGGAGACTGGGCTCTTGTTGCTGTAGGAGATAACAAAGCACCAATTGGAAAGAATTGGCAAAATACCCCTTTAACCAAACAAGATTTTGAGGTGGCGGCTCAATCTGGACAATTTAAACGTTTAGCTGTGGAGAGAAGAGATAGTACAATATTTCATCCGCCTGTTTCCTGGGTTTGCGCAATTGGTGTTCTCTGCGGCACTGCGTCTGGTGGATTAGTATTCGTCGATCACGATGGCTCAAGCTGCGACGATTTGATTCAGAAACTATCAGGGCAATCTCTTGAACTGGCGCTACCTAAAACAGTTTCGGTGACATCCGGAAGAGAGGGACGCCATCAATCTATCTATCGAATCCCCGAGCGTTTTTGGGGTGCGATCGCTACGAAAAAAATAAGGACAGGCGTAATAGGAGAAGATGGTAAAGCAGATCAACTAGAACTCCGGTGGGACGGGTGTCAGTCAGTAGTTAGTGGACATCATCCAATTACAGGAGCTTATAGATGGCGATTAGGTCTTTCTCCGGAAGAGTGTGGTGTAGCAGAAGCTCCCAACTGGATAATTGAGCAAATGATAGAGGAGCAACCTAGCCAGTTGAAGCTACAGTATGGAAATCGATTACAGAGCTCAATTGAAAGAGATAGGGCATTGTCTTTTCTCGCTGCAATCCCTCCAACTGAAGATTACGGGCGTTGGATTGAGGTTGGAATGGCCCTCCACTACGTTAGCGAAGATTTATTGGAGGTCTGGGACGACTGGAGCCAAGGAGCAGCTAACTATCAAGCGGACGCCTGCGCAAAACATTGGAGATCTTTCAAGAAGAATGGAGGCGTTGGGTTAGGCACGCTAGGTTTATTGGCTAAGCAAAATGGTTGGCGATCGCCATCTAGTAAAAATGAAGGCGATCGCCAAATTCATACCCTAGCTGGAAGAGACAAGATTAATCAGCAACCTCCACTCCCTTCTGAAGACTCAGAGAACTTGGAAGAACTAGCTGAAGAGGTGCAAAGTTTAGTTAAAATAGTTGAAGAGGCTGCACCCGTTCAATCTTTACTGTCTCCTCTCTTGACAACTCCGCTTCAGCATCGTGCCAATCAATTCAATATCCCACTTGAGTGCTTTATCGGAATTCTGTTGCCCGTTGCAGCTTCACTATTAAGAATAGATACTTGCCTTGAAATTGATCCTAATACAGACTTTCGACCACCGCCGATTCTGTGGGTGGGATTAGTTGGCCCTTCAGGCTCCACAAAATCGCCGATCTATAATACTCTGCTGAATCCGTTGGAGAAGTTGCAGACCGATGCTGATATTGCTTACCAAACTGCTTTCACACAGTACAAGGAGGAGTTAGCTCAGTGGGAGAAAAACCCTAAGGATGAGCGAGGTGATGCTCCCAAAGAGCCAGCTCAACGGGAGTACTATTTACAAGATGTAACCTTAGAGGCTGTTGCAGCTTGTTTAGGGAAACAACCTGGCAAAGGAACGATCGTTGCTGCTGATGAGTTGACAAGTGTGTTAGCTGGATTCAACCAGTATCGTGCTCGTGGCCAGGGGAACGATCGTCAGAAGTGGTTGTCGATGTATGATGGCAAACCTTTCAAAGTAAACCGTAAGACAGAGTCTAGAATATCTGTGCCCCGGACCTCAGTAAGCTTGGCAGGGACAATTCAGCCCGACGTTTTGCAGAAGTACATGGGAACGTCGGAGGAAGGAGATGGTTATTGGTCTCGTTATCTCTGGGTACCGTTATCACTGACTAAAATGCCGCCCCCAGGTGAGGGATCAAACTATAATCTATTTGGTTTGCTTCAATCAATTTATAGGGCTCTAGAAAACCTACCATCTAAGACCTATCAACTTGATCATAAGGGACATCAAATTTGGAGAGCGTGGCATTGTTTATGTGAGGATCAAAAGGTTTCTGAACCTAATTCGGTACTAAGAGCTATCTATCCAAAAGCAAAGGAGAGGGCAGCCAGAATCGCTCTGATCGCCCATTGTGTCAATGCCGTTGCTGAGGATCGGCTACCTGGGCCAATTGTTTCTAGCGAAACTTTAGAAGCAGCGATCGCATTTACGAAATGGTCGATTGGTCAGGCTCGCCTTATTTATGCCGACTCTGGTATCACGCTTCATTACCAGTCACCTGAAATCGTTCGCTTTATAGAGCGGTTTAAGCGTAATGGGTGGATTAGTGCACGCCAAGTAACCCACTGGTCCTCTGGTCGAAAAAAGCTAAAAGCTGATGCTGCACGAGCTTTTATGGGCCAGGTTGTTAATCTGGGTTATGCCATTGACAATGGAGAAAAGGGAAAAGCTTATCGGATCTGTATCAAAAACAGCGACATTAACGCTGGTAACAATGAGACGGTAATACCTTATATGACGGGGGGTGAGGCTGGTAACAAAGCTGCTAACAAGCTAGTAACAAACAAGTCTGCAAGCCTTGAAAGCCACCTCAATATGGTGTCAGGATATAGTAACACTGTTTATACCGCCCCGATCAACTTAAGGGACGAGCAGTTACCAGAAGTTACTAGTGTTGTTACTCCTTCGGAAAGCTCTCTAAATAAAGAGGTTGAAGGCTTTTGTTACCAAGTTACTGGCGTTACATTTAATGTTGGCGATCGCGTCGTGCTGAGTGGCGAGGGGAACCAACGTCCTCCTGACGAACTAAAAGCCGTGTGGATTGTTCGAAAGATTGAGGAGCAGGGAGTTACCATCTATGATGATGTCTTGGGCCGTCGGCTGTTTCCAATTGAATGGTTGCTGCTGTATCAAAGCTCAGCGAAGTAA